From Cellulomonas chengniuliangii, the proteins below share one genomic window:
- the ssd gene encoding septum site-determining protein Ssd → MGWDDVGSRGVRGNSGGAIGVVGARGGVGASTLAAALARRLARHGPTCLVDLEHAGGGIDVLVGLEDSTGLRWPDLADARGAVAGDELAALLPRWGSCAVLSADRTRPGPPPADAVPDVLSALAPHHAHVVIDLDRADVLARGPGLAACRTALVVVPRDLRGVAGVLALRAAILGIVPDVRLVVRGPAPGGLGVLELAHVVDLPVAASMGPDRRIAAAVERGAGPSARRGPLARAVASLTRELA, encoded by the coding sequence ATGGGGTGGGACGACGTCGGGTCGCGCGGTGTCAGAGGGAACAGTGGTGGGGCGATCGGGGTGGTCGGGGCGCGCGGTGGCGTGGGGGCGTCGACGCTCGCCGCCGCCCTCGCCCGACGGCTGGCCCGCCACGGCCCCACCTGCCTGGTCGATCTGGAGCATGCCGGGGGCGGGATCGACGTGCTGGTCGGGCTCGAGGACTCGACCGGCCTGCGCTGGCCCGACCTCGCCGACGCCCGGGGCGCCGTCGCCGGAGACGAGCTGGCCGCGCTGCTCCCACGGTGGGGATCGTGCGCCGTGCTGAGCGCCGACCGCACCAGGCCCGGCCCGCCTCCCGCCGACGCCGTGCCCGACGTGCTGAGCGCGCTCGCCCCGCACCACGCGCACGTCGTGATCGACCTGGACCGGGCCGACGTGCTGGCCCGGGGCCCTGGCCTGGCGGCCTGCCGCACCGCGCTGGTCGTCGTGCCGCGCGACCTCCGCGGCGTCGCCGGGGTGCTCGCGTTGCGCGCGGCCATCCTCGGGATCGTGCCCGACGTGCGACTCGTGGTCCGCGGGCCGGCTCCCGGCGGGCTCGGGGTGCTCGAGCTCGCGCACGTGGTGGACCTGCCCGTCGCGGCCAGCATGGGCCCCGACCGGCGCATCGCCGCCGCGGTCGAGCGCGGCGCCGGGCCGTCCGCACGCCGGGGCCCGCTGGCCCGGGCGGTCGCCTCCCTCACCCGAGAGCTCGCATGA
- a CDS encoding HAD family hydrolase — MATDAAGADHGAHEGARPTAPRAQPKTAAFFDLDKTIISTSSATAFSRPFLAGGLLTKRAVLRTAYAQFFYLVGAADANQTERLRRELSRMVAGWEVAQVSAIVEDTLHESIDAAVYAEAVALIDEHHAAGRDVVIVSASGGEVVRPIAALLGADHVIATRMGVADGRYTGEIDFYAYGPHKEVAIRELAARNGYDLEASYAYSDSITDAPMLGAVGNASAVNPDRALRRLAAQEGWEVLTFTRPVPLHALLRPGRPAALTAGLVLLGAALLAWRLVVRARRRG; from the coding sequence ATGGCGACGGACGCGGCAGGCGCCGATCACGGGGCACACGAGGGTGCGCGCCCCACAGCGCCGCGCGCCCAGCCCAAGACCGCCGCCTTCTTCGACCTCGACAAGACGATCATCTCGACGTCCTCCGCCACCGCGTTCTCGCGGCCGTTCCTGGCGGGCGGCCTCCTGACCAAGCGTGCTGTGCTGCGCACGGCGTACGCCCAGTTCTTCTACCTGGTCGGGGCGGCTGACGCGAACCAGACCGAACGCCTGCGCCGCGAGCTCTCCCGGATGGTCGCCGGCTGGGAGGTCGCGCAGGTCTCGGCCATCGTCGAGGACACGCTGCACGAGTCGATCGACGCCGCGGTCTACGCGGAGGCCGTCGCGCTGATCGACGAGCACCACGCGGCCGGCCGGGACGTCGTGATCGTCTCGGCGTCAGGCGGCGAGGTGGTGCGCCCGATCGCGGCGCTGCTCGGCGCGGACCACGTCATCGCCACCCGCATGGGAGTCGCCGACGGCCGGTACACCGGCGAGATCGACTTCTACGCGTACGGCCCCCACAAGGAGGTCGCGATCCGCGAGCTCGCCGCGAGGAACGGCTACGACCTCGAGGCGAGCTACGCCTACTCCGACTCCATCACCGACGCCCCGATGCTCGGCGCCGTGGGAAACGCCTCGGCCGTGAACCCGGATCGGGCGCTGCGCCGGCTGGCCGCGCAGGAGGGGTGGGAGGTGCTGACCTTCACCCGGCCTGTGCCGCTGCACGCGCTGCTGCGCCCCGGCCGGCCGGCGGCGCTCACGGCCGGGCTCGTGCTGCTCGGCGCCGCTCTGCTGGCATGGCGGCTCGTGGTCAGGGCCCGGCGCCGCGGCTGA
- a CDS encoding Fic family protein: MAGAAAQDTGPDALAGIAALPGVPEAVDAARAACEELRWHEAYRRRWRGVRAEATVRSARSSAALEGARVPLEVVRAMLVGAEPAGGQEHLIALGALRAGAHVERLMPDLGARGATRLPPFGQLVAGVHSAAAAGWLPDDQLGRLRLDEGPADLRGLGPAVAGPELAARLDLLGQVVRDTAAPALVVAAVTHGELLTLRPFAAGNGVVARAVARVLLTARGLDPTGSVVAEAAWAQAANPYLGAAAGFATGAPEGVARWVQVCAEAVVEGAGRARDIADAVLAGRLDGEQSDAGQG, encoded by the coding sequence GTGGCGGGAGCAGCAGCGCAGGACACAGGCCCGGACGCGCTCGCGGGGATCGCCGCGCTGCCAGGCGTCCCCGAGGCAGTCGACGCCGCGCGCGCAGCCTGCGAGGAGCTGCGGTGGCATGAGGCCTACCGCCGGCGGTGGCGAGGGGTGCGCGCTGAGGCGACCGTGCGCAGCGCCCGGTCCAGCGCCGCGCTGGAGGGCGCGCGCGTGCCCCTCGAGGTGGTGCGGGCGATGCTCGTCGGCGCGGAGCCGGCCGGTGGCCAGGAGCATCTGATCGCCCTCGGGGCCTTGCGCGCGGGCGCCCACGTGGAGCGCCTCATGCCCGACCTCGGAGCCCGCGGCGCCACGCGGCTCCCACCGTTCGGCCAGCTCGTCGCCGGGGTGCACAGCGCCGCCGCGGCGGGATGGCTCCCCGACGACCAGCTCGGACGGCTGCGGCTGGACGAGGGCCCGGCGGACCTGCGCGGGCTGGGGCCCGCCGTCGCCGGGCCGGAGCTGGCGGCGCGCCTCGACCTGCTGGGCCAGGTGGTGCGGGACACGGCCGCCCCCGCGCTCGTCGTGGCCGCCGTAACGCATGGGGAGCTGCTCACGTTGCGCCCGTTCGCCGCCGGCAACGGCGTGGTGGCCCGCGCGGTCGCGCGTGTCCTGCTCACCGCCCGCGGGCTCGACCCCACCGGTTCCGTGGTGGCAGAGGCCGCCTGGGCGCAGGCGGCCAACCCCTACCTGGGGGCGGCCGCCGGGTTCGCCACCGGCGCCCCTGAGGGTGTCGCGCGGTGGGTGCAGGTGTGCGCCGAGGCGGTGGTGGAGGGAGCGGGGCGGGCACGCGACATCGCTGACGCGGTGCTCGCGGGGCGGTTGGACGGCGAGCAATCAGACGCCGGTCAGGGCTGA
- a CDS encoding NAD-dependent malic enzyme — MASAPSVSSSITARLQVEARPTAVSELTTAIEREGGIVTALDVTASGHERITVDVTCATRGEAHASDIVEALRMLDGVTVERVSDRTFLLHLGGKLSVESKVPLRNRDDLSMVYTPGVARVCEAIAAHPEDARRLTIKRNTVAVVTDGTAVLGLGNLGPLAALPVMEGKAVLFKRFADIDAFPIALDTTDIDQIVEAVCAIAPVFAGINLEDISAPRCFEIERRLRERLDIPVFHDDQHGTAIVVVAALTNALRVVEKKLPEVRIVLSGAGAAGTAVLKLLLAAGARDVVVADIDGVVHPARAGLRPELDWTAASTNPRGVTGTLRAALAGADVFVGVSAPDVIDGDDVATMAPDAIVFALANPRPEIEPEVAALHAAVVGTGRSDFANQINNVLAFPGVFRGLLDAQSHRITESMLLAAAQALASVVHDDELNPTYIVPSVFHPDVTAVVAAAVEQAARAAV, encoded by the coding sequence ATGGCCTCCGCCCCCAGCGTCTCGTCGTCCATCACCGCCCGCCTCCAGGTGGAGGCGCGGCCCACCGCCGTCAGCGAGCTCACCACGGCGATCGAGCGCGAGGGCGGAATCGTCACGGCGCTCGACGTCACGGCCTCGGGGCACGAGCGGATCACCGTGGACGTGACGTGCGCGACGCGCGGCGAGGCGCACGCCTCCGACATCGTCGAGGCGCTGCGGATGCTCGACGGCGTCACGGTCGAGCGGGTGAGCGACCGGACGTTCCTGCTGCACCTCGGCGGCAAGCTGTCGGTCGAGTCGAAGGTGCCGCTGCGCAACCGTGACGATCTTTCGATGGTCTACACGCCCGGCGTGGCGCGGGTGTGCGAGGCCATCGCCGCCCACCCGGAGGACGCCCGGCGGCTGACCATCAAGCGGAACACGGTCGCAGTGGTCACCGACGGCACCGCAGTGCTCGGCCTAGGGAACCTGGGCCCGCTGGCGGCGCTGCCGGTGATGGAGGGAAAGGCAGTCCTGTTCAAGCGCTTCGCGGACATCGACGCGTTCCCCATCGCTCTGGACACCACCGACATCGACCAGATCGTCGAGGCGGTGTGCGCCATCGCCCCGGTGTTCGCCGGGATCAACCTCGAGGACATCTCCGCGCCCCGCTGCTTCGAGATCGAGCGGCGGCTGCGCGAGCGGCTCGACATCCCGGTGTTCCACGACGACCAGCACGGCACGGCCATCGTGGTGGTGGCGGCGCTGACGAACGCGCTGCGGGTGGTGGAGAAGAAGCTGCCCGAGGTGCGGATCGTGCTGTCCGGCGCGGGCGCCGCCGGCACCGCCGTGCTCAAGCTGCTGCTCGCCGCGGGCGCCCGGGACGTGGTCGTGGCCGACATCGACGGCGTGGTCCACCCGGCGCGTGCCGGGCTGCGGCCCGAGCTGGACTGGACCGCCGCGAGCACCAACCCGCGGGGCGTCACGGGCACGCTGCGCGCCGCGCTGGCGGGGGCCGACGTGTTCGTGGGCGTCTCCGCGCCGGACGTGATCGACGGCGACGACGTGGCGACGATGGCGCCCGACGCGATCGTGTTCGCCCTGGCCAACCCGCGCCCGGAGATCGAGCCCGAGGTCGCGGCCCTGCACGCCGCGGTGGTGGGCACCGGCCGCTCGGACTTCGCGAACCAGATCAACAACGTGCTCGCGTTCCCCGGGGTGTTCCGCGGGCTGCTCGACGCGCAGTCCCACCGGATCACCGAGTCGATGCTGCTGGCGGCGGCCCAGGCGCTCGCCTCGGTGGTGCACGACGACGAGCTGAACCCGACGTACATCGTGCCGAGCGTCTTCCACCCCGACGTGACGGCGGTGGTGGCGGCCGCCGTCGAGCAGGCGGCCCGCGCGGCCGTCTGA
- a CDS encoding formate/nitrite transporter family protein produces MLSISETLDQQGAAAKKKAALTRTPGVYLVHTMLAGAYIGIGVVIMTTAGGPLAVAGSPWAPLVQGLVFGVALTIVVVAGGELATSAMMTLTQGALGKSISWGRAAATLVFCLAGNFLGALLFATLVHLSGALGPATDAGRTIAWMVEHKAAETTTQLFFRGILCNLLVCLAIWSAARLRSEGAKIAMIFACVMVFITSGFEHVVANMTTFSLGLLGGLPHASWMELGRNVAAVGLGNLVGGGLLVGAAYAYAAGRPAPLEAPAVDPAPAATSVPAGGAPAVAATAAMATATSLAATASATSPAGMGAVSTVGTVGGVAAVGVIAPVGSAASRHDVPLVRRPGPLVAETPAAGRHADGAGRRTPTRP; encoded by the coding sequence ATGCTCAGCATCTCGGAGACGCTCGACCAGCAAGGCGCTGCTGCCAAGAAGAAGGCGGCCCTCACCCGGACCCCGGGCGTCTATCTCGTGCACACCATGCTCGCCGGGGCGTACATCGGCATCGGGGTCGTCATCATGACCACCGCCGGCGGCCCGCTGGCGGTGGCGGGGTCGCCGTGGGCCCCGCTGGTGCAGGGCCTGGTCTTCGGGGTCGCGCTGACCATCGTCGTGGTGGCCGGCGGCGAGCTCGCGACCTCCGCGATGATGACGCTGACCCAGGGCGCCCTCGGCAAGTCGATCAGCTGGGGCCGCGCCGCCGCGACCCTGGTCTTCTGCCTGGCGGGCAACTTCCTGGGCGCGCTGCTGTTCGCGACGCTGGTGCACCTCTCGGGCGCGCTCGGCCCCGCCACGGACGCCGGCCGCACGATCGCGTGGATGGTGGAGCACAAGGCCGCCGAGACGACCACCCAGCTGTTCTTCCGCGGCATCCTGTGCAACCTCCTGGTCTGCCTCGCGATCTGGTCGGCGGCGCGGCTGCGCTCGGAGGGAGCGAAGATCGCGATGATCTTCGCCTGCGTCATGGTGTTCATCACCTCGGGCTTCGAGCACGTCGTCGCCAACATGACCACGTTCTCGCTGGGCCTGCTCGGTGGCCTGCCGCACGCCTCGTGGATGGAGCTGGGCCGCAACGTCGCAGCCGTGGGCCTCGGCAACCTCGTCGGCGGCGGGTTGCTCGTCGGCGCCGCCTACGCCTACGCGGCGGGCCGCCCGGCGCCCCTCGAGGCCCCTGCCGTGGACCCGGCGCCCGCCGCCACCTCCGTCCCGGCGGGCGGCGCCCCGGCCGTGGCCGCCACGGCCGCGATGGCCACCGCCACATCCCTGGCCGCCACCGCGAGCGCGACCTCCCCGGCGGGCATGGGCGCGGTCTCGACCGTGGGCACCGTGGGCGGCGTGGCCGCCGTGGGCGTCATCGCCCCCGTCGGTTCCGCCGCCTCCCGGCACGACGTCCCGCTGGTCCGCCGCCCTGGGCCGCTGGTCGCCGAGACGCCCGCAGCCGGTCGGCACGCCGACGGGGCGGGACGACGGACGCCGACCCGCCCCTGA
- a CDS encoding L-lactate MFS transporter, translated as MNLLDRSRTVAPPGFNRWLVPPAALAVHLSIGQVYAFSVFKNPLIERFGSSHTSIAVIFSIAIVMLGLSAAFGGKWMERNGPRKAMVLSAVFWVSGFLVAALGVSLEQLWVVYLGYGFLGGIGLGIGYISPVSTLIKWFPDRPGLATGLAIMGFGGGAMVASPLTARLLGAYADNPADAIVPTLLTLSAIYAVLMACGAIVIRVPAPGWKPEGWTPQPKKNSLQSHADVRVGNAVRTPQFYLLWIVLFTNVTAGIGILEQASPMIQDFFPAVTAATAAGFVGLLSLANMGGRFVWSTTSDVLGRKRMYVIYLGVGALLYGGLAAIGGQAVALFVVLTFFIVSFYGGGFATIPAYLKDLFGTFEVGAIHGRLLTAWSAAGIAGPLIVNRIADARAAQGVEGAALYLPSLLVMTGVLVIGFVANILVRAVNPRHHEPTEAVPVESESIQPQSTEPELAAATKES; from the coding sequence ATGAACCTGCTCGACAGGAGCCGCACGGTGGCTCCCCCCGGCTTCAACCGGTGGCTCGTGCCGCCCGCTGCGCTTGCAGTGCATCTCTCGATTGGGCAGGTGTACGCGTTCAGCGTCTTCAAGAACCCGCTCATCGAGCGGTTCGGCTCGAGCCACACCTCCATCGCGGTGATCTTCTCGATCGCGATCGTGATGCTGGGGCTCTCCGCTGCGTTCGGCGGCAAGTGGATGGAACGGAACGGCCCTCGCAAGGCGATGGTGCTCTCGGCCGTGTTCTGGGTCAGCGGCTTCCTCGTCGCCGCCCTCGGCGTGTCCCTCGAGCAGCTGTGGGTCGTCTACCTCGGCTACGGATTCCTCGGCGGGATCGGGCTCGGCATCGGCTACATCTCGCCGGTGTCCACCCTCATCAAGTGGTTCCCCGACCGCCCAGGGCTGGCCACGGGCCTGGCGATCATGGGCTTCGGCGGAGGCGCGATGGTCGCCTCCCCGCTCACGGCCCGGCTGCTCGGCGCCTACGCGGACAACCCGGCCGACGCGATCGTGCCCACCCTGCTCACGCTGTCGGCCATCTACGCCGTCCTGATGGCCTGCGGCGCCATCGTCATCCGGGTTCCCGCGCCGGGCTGGAAGCCCGAGGGGTGGACGCCGCAGCCCAAGAAGAACTCGCTGCAGAGCCACGCCGACGTGCGGGTGGGCAACGCGGTGCGGACCCCGCAGTTCTACCTGCTGTGGATCGTGCTGTTCACGAACGTGACGGCCGGCATCGGCATCCTGGAGCAGGCGTCGCCGATGATCCAGGACTTCTTCCCGGCGGTGACCGCGGCCACGGCCGCGGGGTTCGTGGGCCTGCTGTCGCTGGCCAACATGGGCGGGCGCTTCGTGTGGTCGACCACCTCCGACGTGCTGGGCCGCAAGCGCATGTACGTGATCTACCTGGGGGTCGGCGCGCTGCTGTACGGCGGCCTCGCGGCCATCGGCGGCCAGGCCGTCGCGCTGTTCGTCGTCCTGACCTTCTTCATCGTCAGCTTCTACGGCGGCGGCTTCGCCACCATCCCGGCGTACCTCAAGGACCTGTTCGGCACCTTCGAGGTGGGCGCCATCCACGGCCGCCTGCTGACCGCGTGGTCGGCGGCCGGCATCGCGGGGCCGCTCATCGTCAACCGCATCGCCGACGCCCGGGCCGCCCAAGGGGTCGAGGGCGCCGCGCTCTACCTGCCGTCGCTGCTGGTCATGACGGGGGTGCTGGTGATCGGCTTCGTCGCCAACATCCTGGTCCGCGCCGTCAATCCGCGGCACCACGAGCCCACCGAGGCCGTGCCCGTCGAGTCCGAGTCGATCCAGCCCCAGTCCACCGAGCCCGAGCTCGCCGCCGCCACGAAGGAGTCATGA
- the acs gene encoding acetate--CoA ligase, translated as MALEIPRRTNVVAQEVFSVTQVDEPTHPEPSDPSPRTAPTGAASHDGASADAPSAGLANLLTEDRRFPPDPDFAAQANAHPELYAWANADRLDFWRDQARDLVSWSTPFEEVLDWSGAPVARWFADGRLNATYNAVDRHVEAGNGDRVALHFEGEPGDTRTVTYADLQREVSQAANALLALGVETGDRVAIYMPLIPEAVVAMLACARIGAPHSVVFGGFSAEALHSRIEDAQAKLVITADGGYRKGAASALKPAVDDALAKGSASVEHVLVVRRTGQDVAWTEGRDVWWHEAVGSASAEHTPVDVEAEHPLFILYTSGTTGKPKGIFHTTGGYLTQAAYTHLNVFDLKPEQDVYWCTADIGWVTGHTYVVYGPLVNGATQVIYEGTPDTPDRGRWWDIVEKYKVSILYTAPTAIRTCMKWGDAIPGARDLSSLRVLGSVGEPINPEAWMWYRRVIGGDRTPIVDTWWQTETGAIMISPLPGCTTTKPGSAQVPLPGISADVFDDAAEPVPNGSGGYLVLTEPWPAMLRGIWGDPERYRDTYWSRFPGVYFAGDGAKKDDDGDIWLLGRVDDVMNVSGHRLSTTEIESALVSHPTVAEAAVVGAADDTTGQAVVAFVILRGDAAQDRSAEEVATELRAHVAKEIGPIAKPRTILVVQELPKTRSGKIMRRLLRDVAEHRTVGDATTLADASVMDLITAGLSTPPPEA; from the coding sequence ATGGCACTCGAAATCCCACGCCGCACCAACGTCGTTGCGCAGGAGGTATTTTCCGTGACCCAGGTCGACGAGCCCACCCACCCCGAGCCTTCGGACCCGAGCCCTCGGACGGCTCCCACCGGCGCCGCCTCGCACGACGGCGCGTCAGCTGACGCCCCCTCCGCGGGCCTGGCGAACCTCCTCACCGAGGACCGCCGATTCCCCCCGGACCCAGACTTCGCCGCTCAGGCGAACGCGCACCCCGAGCTGTACGCCTGGGCCAACGCCGACCGGCTGGACTTCTGGCGGGACCAGGCCCGCGACCTGGTGTCCTGGTCCACGCCGTTCGAGGAGGTGCTCGACTGGTCCGGCGCGCCGGTGGCACGGTGGTTCGCCGACGGGCGGCTGAACGCGACGTACAACGCGGTGGACCGCCACGTCGAGGCCGGCAACGGCGACCGGGTGGCGCTGCACTTCGAGGGCGAGCCGGGCGACACCCGCACGGTCACGTACGCGGACCTGCAGCGCGAGGTCTCGCAGGCGGCGAACGCGCTGCTCGCCCTCGGCGTCGAGACGGGCGACCGGGTCGCGATCTACATGCCGCTGATCCCCGAGGCCGTCGTCGCGATGCTGGCGTGCGCGCGGATCGGCGCCCCGCACTCGGTGGTGTTCGGCGGGTTCTCCGCGGAGGCGCTGCACTCCCGGATCGAGGACGCCCAGGCCAAGCTCGTCATCACCGCCGACGGCGGGTACCGCAAGGGCGCGGCCTCCGCGCTGAAGCCCGCGGTGGACGACGCGCTGGCGAAGGGATCGGCGAGCGTCGAGCACGTGCTGGTGGTGCGCCGCACCGGGCAGGACGTCGCCTGGACCGAGGGCCGGGACGTGTGGTGGCACGAGGCCGTCGGGTCCGCGAGCGCCGAGCACACGCCAGTGGACGTCGAGGCCGAGCACCCGCTGTTCATCCTGTACACGTCCGGCACCACGGGGAAGCCCAAGGGCATCTTCCACACCACCGGCGGGTACCTGACACAGGCCGCGTACACGCACCTCAACGTCTTCGACCTGAAGCCCGAGCAGGACGTGTACTGGTGCACGGCCGACATCGGCTGGGTCACCGGGCACACCTACGTGGTCTACGGGCCGCTGGTGAACGGCGCCACGCAGGTGATCTACGAGGGCACGCCGGACACCCCGGACCGGGGCCGCTGGTGGGACATCGTCGAGAAGTACAAGGTCTCGATCCTGTACACGGCGCCCACGGCGATCCGCACCTGCATGAAGTGGGGCGACGCGATCCCCGGCGCGCGCGACCTGTCGTCGCTGCGGGTGCTCGGGTCGGTGGGCGAGCCCATCAACCCCGAGGCGTGGATGTGGTACCGCCGGGTCATCGGCGGTGACCGCACGCCCATCGTGGACACCTGGTGGCAGACCGAGACGGGCGCGATCATGATCTCGCCGCTGCCGGGCTGCACCACGACGAAGCCTGGATCGGCCCAGGTCCCGCTGCCGGGCATCTCGGCGGACGTCTTCGACGACGCCGCGGAGCCGGTGCCGAACGGCTCGGGCGGGTACCTGGTGCTCACCGAGCCATGGCCTGCCATGCTGCGCGGCATCTGGGGCGACCCGGAGCGGTACCGGGACACGTACTGGTCGCGGTTCCCCGGGGTGTACTTCGCGGGAGACGGCGCCAAGAAGGACGACGACGGGGACATCTGGCTGCTGGGCCGGGTGGACGACGTCATGAACGTCTCCGGCCACCGGCTCTCCACCACCGAGATCGAGTCCGCGCTGGTCTCGCATCCGACGGTCGCCGAGGCGGCGGTGGTGGGCGCGGCCGACGACACGACGGGCCAGGCGGTCGTCGCCTTCGTGATCCTGCGCGGTGACGCGGCGCAGGATCGCAGCGCCGAGGAGGTCGCCACCGAGCTGCGGGCGCACGTCGCCAAGGAGATCGGGCCGATCGCCAAGCCCCGCACGATCCTGGTGGTGCAGGAGCTGCCGAAGACCCGGTCGGGCAAGATCATGCGCCGCCTTCTGCGCGACGTCGCCGAGCACCGCACAGTCGGCGACGCGACGACGCTCGCGGACGCGTCCGTGATGGACCTCATCACCGCAGGCCTGAGCACTCCGCCGCCTGAAGCCTGA
- a CDS encoding DUF2079 domain-containing protein — translation MLESSGAPSEAHPLQDGDGASQPSWRRVARGPWVVAAAAGALYIGFSWSQWRRFESLSWDLGIFTQLAQRYAGLEAPIVTIKGEGFNLLGDHFHPLLVLLGPVYAVFPSALTLLVVQGLLLAASVLVIAREAARRLEPAAGVAIGGAYAVSFGVVGAMAAQFHEIAFAMPLLAVALVALLRRRWLACALWAAPLVLVKEDLGLTVAMLGAVLAWRSRRPVGVLLLGWGLGWFILTTYVLIPALSTRDQWDYGSRVDVGAFASQPWLAALALVDDRDKVATLAMLVAVTGLIGLRSPILLVAAPTIAWRFLADYEGYWAHTWHYSAVLMPIAFAALIDGIRRARVSPRRWLRRYSVMAVPVAVTVAVMLTPRLALNQLSHAAFYQSPPRAAEARAVLGKVPEDVVVATDVGLMSYLVDDRQVYFVGAAGNPAPDYVLIDAQGGGWTPAPPDAAAYAEQLHPGVNYWLVHDQGGFQLAERHH, via the coding sequence GTGCTGGAGTCCTCCGGCGCGCCCAGCGAGGCCCACCCGCTCCAGGACGGCGATGGCGCGAGCCAGCCGTCCTGGCGGCGGGTGGCTCGCGGGCCGTGGGTCGTGGCGGCGGCGGCCGGGGCTCTCTATATCGGGTTCTCGTGGTCCCAGTGGCGCCGCTTCGAGTCCCTGTCGTGGGACCTGGGCATCTTCACCCAGCTCGCGCAGCGGTACGCGGGCCTGGAGGCGCCGATCGTCACGATCAAGGGCGAGGGCTTCAACCTGCTCGGCGACCACTTCCACCCGTTGCTCGTCCTGCTCGGCCCGGTGTACGCGGTGTTCCCCAGCGCGCTGACCCTGCTGGTGGTCCAAGGGCTCCTCCTCGCCGCGTCGGTGCTCGTGATCGCCCGGGAGGCGGCCCGCCGGCTCGAGCCGGCCGCTGGCGTGGCGATCGGGGGCGCCTACGCGGTGAGCTTCGGGGTGGTCGGGGCGATGGCCGCCCAGTTCCACGAGATCGCCTTCGCGATGCCGCTGCTCGCCGTGGCGCTCGTGGCTCTGCTGCGCCGACGCTGGCTGGCGTGCGCGCTGTGGGCGGCCCCGCTGGTGCTGGTCAAGGAGGACCTGGGGCTCACGGTCGCCATGCTGGGCGCGGTCCTGGCCTGGCGCAGCCGGCGGCCGGTCGGCGTGCTGCTCCTGGGATGGGGCCTCGGATGGTTCATCCTCACGACCTACGTGCTCATCCCCGCGCTGAGCACCCGCGACCAGTGGGACTACGGCAGCAGGGTCGACGTCGGGGCGTTCGCCTCCCAGCCGTGGTTGGCGGCGTTGGCGCTGGTCGACGACAGGGACAAGGTCGCCACGTTGGCGATGCTCGTCGCGGTGACGGGCCTGATCGGGCTGCGGTCGCCGATCCTCCTGGTGGCGGCCCCCACGATCGCCTGGCGTTTCCTCGCCGACTACGAGGGGTACTGGGCGCACACCTGGCACTACAGCGCCGTGCTGATGCCCATCGCGTTCGCGGCACTGATCGACGGGATCCGGCGAGCCCGGGTCTCGCCCCGGCGCTGGCTGCGGCGGTACAGCGTGATGGCGGTCCCGGTGGCAGTCACCGTCGCGGTGATGCTGACGCCCCGGCTCGCCCTCAACCAGCTGTCCCACGCCGCGTTCTACCAGTCGCCGCCCCGCGCGGCGGAGGCGCGGGCAGTGCTCGGGAAGGTGCCCGAGGACGTGGTCGTCGCGACGGACGTGGGCCTGATGTCGTACCTCGTGGACGACCGACAGGTCTACTTCGTGGGCGCGGCGGGCAACCCCGCGCCCGACTACGTGCTGATCGACGCCCAGGGCGGCGGTTGGACCCCGGCGCCGCCGGACGCGGCGGCGTACGCCGAGCAGCTGCATCCCGGCGTCAACTACTGGCTGGTCCACGACCAGGGCGGCTTCCAGCTCGCCGAGCGCCACCACTAG